The Uruburuella testudinis genome window below encodes:
- a CDS encoding LysR family transcriptional regulator, which translates to MMDLNAIRLFVAVVQAGSLSKASQQLDVPIATISRQLKALEKSLNTQLFDRFKTGVKPTMLGQKLYEDVYLSIDNLLQAERALGDTQQQLSGKLRISTPSGFEPVWDWVSAFQQQHPQVEVHCLVTDRVLDLVEDGIDVAFRVGDLHTDSVIARELMPLRAKLVATPALLARLGEPREPADLAHFPCAGWATNGQKTMQWQLGGQSVTLPCRFGANDSYALAHITQKGLVIGQLPDYIAERLIRDAGLVEVLPDHPQPSHPVHLLYPAHRHASSLIQAFLGFCLENAGG; encoded by the coding sequence ATGATGGATTTAAACGCGATACGCTTATTTGTCGCCGTGGTGCAAGCAGGCAGTTTGTCCAAAGCCAGCCAGCAGCTTGATGTGCCGATTGCCACCATCAGCCGGCAATTAAAAGCCTTGGAAAAATCGCTGAATACACAGCTGTTCGACCGCTTTAAAACCGGCGTGAAGCCGACCATGCTCGGGCAAAAGCTGTATGAAGACGTGTATTTGAGCATAGATAATCTGTTGCAGGCAGAGCGGGCGTTGGGCGATACACAGCAGCAATTGAGCGGCAAGCTGCGGATTTCGACCCCGTCCGGTTTCGAGCCGGTGTGGGATTGGGTGAGCGCGTTTCAGCAGCAGCATCCGCAAGTTGAGGTGCATTGCCTGGTGACCGATCGGGTGTTGGATTTGGTGGAAGACGGCATCGACGTGGCGTTTCGGGTCGGCGATTTGCACACCGACAGCGTAATCGCCCGCGAGCTGATGCCGCTGCGTGCCAAACTGGTGGCCACCCCTGCGCTGTTGGCACGGTTGGGCGAGCCGCGCGAACCGGCGGATTTGGCGCATTTCCCCTGCGCCGGCTGGGCGACCAACGGCCAGAAAACCATGCAGTGGCAGTTGGGCGGGCAAAGCGTTACCCTGCCGTGCCGTTTCGGCGCCAACGACAGCTACGCCCTCGCACACATCACCCAAAAAGGGCTGGTGATTGGCCAATTGCCCGATTACATCGCCGAACGCCTCATCCGCGACGCCGGCCTGGTGGAAGTGCTGCCCGACCACCCGCAACCCAGCCACCCCGTGCACCTGCTCTACCCCGCCCACCGCCACGCCTCAAGTTTGATTCAAGCGTTTTTGGGGTTTTGTTTGGAAAATGCAGGTGGATAA